In Solea senegalensis isolate Sse05_10M linkage group LG6, IFAPA_SoseM_1, whole genome shotgun sequence, one genomic interval encodes:
- the LOC122770813 gene encoding aminoacyl tRNA synthase complex-interacting multifunctional protein 1-like produces MRSLVSLQSKHIMGRSEELSDFQRGTVVGCHLSKKSVREISALLDLPRSTVSSVILKWKRGGITTALPRSGRPHKLKEQHRQVLEKVALEKCLPSVEALTSEFQSASGTCVSSRTVRRELREMGFRGRVSTYKSKVGEKVEKSQEEEEEDAAVDASRLDMRVGHIITALRPPQSDGVYVAQVDVGETTHRTVVSRLANHIPVAQMQNRMAVLLCNLKPTSLGGVESQAVVMCASSPDKVEILDPPSGAVPGDRVTLQGFPGEPDKELTLWKKIQPDLRTDGQCVATYKGAAFEVVGKGVCKSQTMSNCEIK; encoded by the exons ATGCGGTCTCTCGTCTCTCTCCAAAGCAAACACATCATGGGTCGCAGTGAGGAGCTCAGTGACTTTCAGCGGGGCACTGTCGTGGGATGTCACCTGAGTAAGAAGTCCGTGCGTGAGATCTCCGCCCTGTTGGACCTGCCTCGCTCCACGGTGAGCTCCGTGATCCTGAAGTGGAAACGTGGAGGAATAACGACGGCCCTGCCCCGCAGCGGCCGGCCGCACAAGCTCAAAGAGCAGCACCGTCAAGTGCTGGAGAAGGTGGCGCTGGAGAAGTGTCTGCCCTCGGTGGAAGCTCTCACCTCCGAGTTCCAAAGCGCCTCCGGGACCTGCGTGAGTTCCAGGACTGTCCGCCGGGAACTCCGTGAGATGGGCTTCCGTGGCCGAGTGTCAACGTACAAGTCCAAAG TTGGGGAAAAGGTGGAAAAgagccaggaggaggaggaggaggacgctgCAGTGGACGCGTCTCGTCTTGACATGCGTGTTGGACATATCATCACGGCTCTGCGGCCTCCACAAAGTGACGGTGTGTATGTGGCGCAGGTCGATGTGGGAGAGACGACTCACAGGACAGTAGTCAGCAGACTGGCGAACCACATACCAGTGGCTCAG ATGCAGAACCGCATGGCAGTCCTGCTGTGTAACCTGAAGCCGACCAGTCTGGGTGGAGTGGAGTCCCAGGCTGTGGTCATGTGTGCCAGCTCACCAGACAAGGTTGAAATCCTTGATCCTCCAAGTGGAGCAGTACCAGGGGACAGAGTTACTCTCCAGGGCTTCCCAG GTGAACCAGATAAAGAGCTGACTCTTTGGAAGAAGATTCAGCCAGACCTTCGCACCGATGGCCAGTGTGTCGCAACTTACAAGGGCGCTGCTTTTGAAGTCGTCGGAAAGGGAGTTTGCAAATCCCAAACCATGAGCAACTGTGAAATCAAATGA
- the rnf150a gene encoding RING finger protein 150a isoform X1, which translates to MALSLIPACRSLALSTWLLSFCFVHLLCLDFTVAEKEEWYTAFVNISYLDPATSEVRTEKTECGRYGEHSPKKEAKGLALVPTLPQDRQACEPHVRFPPVSHTSASWVALVAAGNCTYREKIRNIATLNASAVVIYNTGSSSPNETITMPHPDTGDVVVIMIPEPKGREIVALLEQNIAVTVHITIGTRNLQKYVSRTSVVFVSISFIVLMIISLAWLVFYYIQRFRYANARDRNQRRLGDAAKKAISKLQVRTIKKGDKETDSDFDNCAVCIEGYKPNDVIRILPCRHVFHKHCVDPWLQDHRTCPMCKMNILKALGVPLNADCSDEIPPDYDTSVGGPPTNPISGASEMTVNESSVVLDPVGRGIGLHQLQADAETARQAGESHIFASSEHQPPLSTDSDTSLIEGMEIGLSEMDLSTEQECDEAKS; encoded by the exons ATGGCACTGTCGCTCATCCCAGCGTGCCGCAGTCTGGCTCTCTCGACGTGGTTGCTGTCGTTTTGCTTCGTCCACCTGCTCTGTCTGGACTTCACTGTGGCAGAGAAAGAGGAATGGTACACCGCCTTTGTCAACATCAGCTACCTGGACCCCGCCACCTCGGAGGTCAGGACAGAGAAAACCGAATGCGGACGCTACGGAGAGCACTCGCCCAAGAAAGAAGCCAAAGGTCTGGCTTTGGTGCCGACCCTCCCTCAGGACAGGCAGGCGTGCGAGCCACACGTCCGCTTCCCTCCCGTATCCCACACCTCCGCCTCCTGGGTGGCTCTGGTGGCTGCGGGAAACTGTACCTACAGAGAGAAGATCCGTAACATAGCGACGCTCAACGCCTCCGCTGTTGTCATATACAACACTGGCTCCAGCAGCCCCAACGAAACCATAACAATGCCTCATCCAG aTACAGGTGACGTTGTTGTCATCATGATCCCAGAGCCTAAAGGTCGTGAGATTGTGGCCTTGCTGGAGCAGAATATTGCGGTCACGGTACACATCACTATAGGGACCCGCAACCTGCAGAAGTACGTGAGCAGAACATCGGTAGTGTTTGTCTCCATTTCCTTCATCGTGCTCATGATAATCTCTCTCGCATGGCTCGTCTTCTACTACATCCAGAGGTTCCGCTACGCGAATGCACGAGATCGCAACCAG AGACGTCTTGGAGATGCCGCCAAAAAAGCCATCAGCAAGCTTCAAGTGCGAACCATTAAGAAAGGGGACAAG GAGACTGATTCAGACTTCGACAACTGTGCAGTTTGCATTGAAGGTTACAAGCCTAATGATGTCATAAGGATATTACCATGCCG ACATGTCTTTCATAAACACTGTGTAGACCCATGGCTACAAGATCACCGGACGTGTCCCATGTGTAAAATGAACATACTCAAAGCCTTAGGAGTCCCA CTCAACGCGGACTGCTCGGATGAGATTCCTCCAGATTACGATACGTCTGTCGGAGGTCCACCCACCAACCCCATCAGCGGGGCAAGTGAAATGACTGTTAACGAGAGCTCGGTGGTTCTGGATCCTGTAGGCAGAGGGATCGGCCTGCACCAGCTCCAGGCTGATGCAGAGACAGCACGTCAGGCAGGGGAGAGCCACATCTTTGCCAGCA GTGAGCACCAGCCTCCGCTCAGCACTGATTCAGACACTTCTCTCATCGAGGGCATGGAGATAGGTTTGTCTGAAATGGACCTGTCCACAGAGCAGGAATGTGACGAGGCCAAATCCTGA
- the rnf150a gene encoding RING finger protein 150a isoform X2, whose amino-acid sequence MALSLIPACRSLALSTWLLSFCFVHLLCLDFTVAEKEEWYTAFVNISYLDPATSEVRTEKTECGRYGEHSPKKEAKGLALVPTLPQDRQACEPHVRFPPVSHTSASWVALVAAGNCTYREKIRNIATLNASAVVIYNTGSSSPNETITMPHPDTGDVVVIMIPEPKGREIVALLEQNIAVTVHITIGTRNLQKYVSRTSVVFVSISFIVLMIISLAWLVFYYIQRFRYANARDRNQRRLGDAAKKAISKLQVRTIKKGDKLNADCSDEIPPDYDTSVGGPPTNPISGASEMTVNESSVVLDPVGRGIGLHQLQADAETARQAGESHIFASSEHQPPLSTDSDTSLIEGMEIGLSEMDLSTEQECDEAKS is encoded by the exons ATGGCACTGTCGCTCATCCCAGCGTGCCGCAGTCTGGCTCTCTCGACGTGGTTGCTGTCGTTTTGCTTCGTCCACCTGCTCTGTCTGGACTTCACTGTGGCAGAGAAAGAGGAATGGTACACCGCCTTTGTCAACATCAGCTACCTGGACCCCGCCACCTCGGAGGTCAGGACAGAGAAAACCGAATGCGGACGCTACGGAGAGCACTCGCCCAAGAAAGAAGCCAAAGGTCTGGCTTTGGTGCCGACCCTCCCTCAGGACAGGCAGGCGTGCGAGCCACACGTCCGCTTCCCTCCCGTATCCCACACCTCCGCCTCCTGGGTGGCTCTGGTGGCTGCGGGAAACTGTACCTACAGAGAGAAGATCCGTAACATAGCGACGCTCAACGCCTCCGCTGTTGTCATATACAACACTGGCTCCAGCAGCCCCAACGAAACCATAACAATGCCTCATCCAG aTACAGGTGACGTTGTTGTCATCATGATCCCAGAGCCTAAAGGTCGTGAGATTGTGGCCTTGCTGGAGCAGAATATTGCGGTCACGGTACACATCACTATAGGGACCCGCAACCTGCAGAAGTACGTGAGCAGAACATCGGTAGTGTTTGTCTCCATTTCCTTCATCGTGCTCATGATAATCTCTCTCGCATGGCTCGTCTTCTACTACATCCAGAGGTTCCGCTACGCGAATGCACGAGATCGCAACCAG AGACGTCTTGGAGATGCCGCCAAAAAAGCCATCAGCAAGCTTCAAGTGCGAACCATTAAGAAAGGGGACAAG CTCAACGCGGACTGCTCGGATGAGATTCCTCCAGATTACGATACGTCTGTCGGAGGTCCACCCACCAACCCCATCAGCGGGGCAAGTGAAATGACTGTTAACGAGAGCTCGGTGGTTCTGGATCCTGTAGGCAGAGGGATCGGCCTGCACCAGCTCCAGGCTGATGCAGAGACAGCACGTCAGGCAGGGGAGAGCCACATCTTTGCCAGCA GTGAGCACCAGCCTCCGCTCAGCACTGATTCAGACACTTCTCTCATCGAGGGCATGGAGATAGGTTTGTCTGAAATGGACCTGTCCACAGAGCAGGAATGTGACGAGGCCAAATCCTGA